TGATTTATGGATAAACCGATATTCCTTGCCCAAATCATTTGACCCGCTCTGGCATATTAACAACGAATTTAAGCGCATCAACACTGTGCTAGTTTCCTCATCACCTAATAATCGTCTGCGCCAATCTCCCTCTGGAGCAGAGTTATTTTTTTTCCATTTCGCATAAGCGATAGCTTGATAATGTGTTGTTACTTCCCGAGCTTGGTACATTTCCAATGCAAGCTCTTGGCTAAAATCCATCCCAAAACCCTCAAAGCCTGCTCGCTCCATGTCTTTAAACTCTTTTCTTTCTTTTGAACCAACCTCAAGTATTTGGTTTAGCCTCTGTTGCGAACGATCAAACCAGCTTTTTACAAACTGTTCATAAATTGCAATTCGAGTTAAGCGCTGATTCTCTACTTGGTGTCTTTGGCTCAATTCAGGCAACACGCTCAAGGTTATTTTCAGCAAAAATGGATTACTCACCAACTCTTTCAAGCTCGGCTCTTCTAATTCTTTTTTATATTTCTCTGCGCCCCACAAAGCATGGGGGTGCATTTCGCTATATCGATCAATATACCGCTTTATCGTTTCTTCCGAAAATGGTGCCAGCCGATATTCCTGTAACGCGATACGCTCACCTGACGGATGAAATTTGTATTGATAGTTTGACCCTAAGTATTCTGGACGGCTGCTGATTATGATTTTCGAGCCTTTCCAGTCATCTAACTCATTATCTTTATAAAATACCTGCTGACGATGCTCGATCTCGTCAAATCCATCCAGGATTAATACAAATCGATGTTTATTTTGTAACTCTTTGATCTGCTCTTTTGAGAACCCCTGTTTCTCAAAAAAAGCGCTCACCAAATTCCGACCCGGCCCTGACAAGCTTGATAGCCCTATAAATACCGGAATTGGCATATTTTCTGACTTACCGCTCTGGACATAGGTCTCCCACACGCTAACCGCGAGATCTCGGTTAAACGTCGACTTACCTGAACCCGCTTCGCCCAGTAAAAGTAAGACTTTTTTGTCGGAGTTCAAAAAATCTTGAACCTTGCTTTTTAAATCGAAACGGGTTGAATCGTAAAGTCCCATCCCTTCTGGTGCTACATAATTCGACAACGCATCTTTAATTTCGTTATCTTCCTGTAGACCTTCTAAATACTTTTCTCTCAGCTTTTCAATAGCCACATCCAAGTTAACCAATGGCTTAATATTCGGTTGCAAGGCAAAAATATGCTGCAGCATTAGCGTTTCTAGCAACTTGGAATCTGAAGCTGCTAAATGTATATGGCTATTCGCTGTATTGTTATTGCCAATGGTTAAGTTATTTATAAAACCATTACCAATTTGGACTTTACTTTCACTTGAGTCATCGGTTCGTGCTTGCGTGTTAGAGAGGGCGGAAGCTAATTGAGAAAAATATGAAGGTGAAGAAGGCTGCGTGCTTTGGTTTGAGATACTCGGCAACATAATAATTGTACCTCTCGACTTGTTTGGTATGCCATTGCACTACCCATTTAGCTTTGCTCGCTCTCAAGCTAGGCTCATATAGGTAGCGCATTTTGGCTTGAATCAGTTAGACTGATCTACAAACCTTCGAATTGTTTCTTTTCCATCTTTTGGGTCGTTGGATCAGAAGCCAGCGTAGAAGCGGGACTTGAACCCAAGTAGACCGTGTTTTCGTTATTCTTGCCTGATATCGCACTACTGACTACTCCCCCGATTGATTGGAACACGAGTTTCTCCCCTCTTGCCTGAGAACGCAAAGCAAGCGCAGAAAAAGCAGCCGCTAAATCCTGAGAGGACTGCACTTCTTGGCTTGCTGTCACCAACTGCGGATCCAACGCTGTAAGGTTACAATGCGTGGTGCTCTTGTTACCTGAGCCTTCCATCAGTGCATTGCCTACACCACGACCTATTTGCACCACAGTTCCCTCGTTTTCCTCTGGTAGTAAATGCATGCGCTGTCTCCACTCAAGCTCAAACAGCATGGGTACTATTTCGTACTTCATCTTTTCGAGCTGCTGCGATATCTGCCTTACTTTTTCGTTGGAGGCGAAGAGAACGGTCGCTGCGTCGTCTAAACCAAAGGATCGGGCTGGTTCAGTCGTCGTATGACCTTGCATCGCTCTATACATCTCAAGCGCCACCTTGATTTCACCACTCTTCTCTAAGTTTCCTAAATAAACGTCTTTCTGCTCTTTAAGATCTGTCAGTAAAATAGTCAATGAGGCTAAGTCAGGAAGCGGCAATTGCGTTTGCTGCTCTAGCAGACTCTGCATTTGCTGCATCCGCTGCTCTATCCTTTCTTGCGTCTGCTGCATCTGACTTTCTAATACGGCTTGCATTTGTTGCTTGAGGTTAGGCAGCTGCTCTAACATAAGGCTCATTCCTTCTAGCTTGGCGGGCATCTGGTTGAGATGAATATCCCCCCGCACCTTATCTAACAATTCCGTGCCTAACGGCTCCTGCCAGAGAGAAGACCAGACAGGAACGTAATCCTGGCCACCCTTTGGTAGAGGTTGCTTTAAGCGCTGTAAGGTGGCCTCTGCCATCTTCACAACGCGCTCGTGCCCGCCCCAGTGATCCTTGTGTTGCATAAGGCTTTCTAAAAATTGCTCCGCGCCTTCTTGCATTTCGGTACCCGGGTGCGTGCGGGCAATTTGTTCTAGACGATGACATAACCCTTGCAAGAATTTTTCGTCCTTACAATACCGAGAGTCGCGCGCGAGTTTCTCGAATGCCACCCACTGGTTTTCTTCAAGCAACAGATCAATAAACCGTAGCGCTCCATACCATCCATGCGGGCGGTTGAATTGCTCAACCCCTTCGCTAGCCGATTGGTACGCCGTCGTCAATGCCTCGACGGTAACTTTTGCTGCATCGCCGACTTGGCCTATCGCGAGCGCCACGTCGCGCGCGCCGATAAACGCCTCTTCGAATCTACCCAGAGACTCTTCTAATTTATCCACATCAAGATTTTTAACCGCAGCGGCCAAGTTTAAAACCCCCATCCCTACATTAAAGGTGTGACGTAATACGCTCCGCCAAACGGCTTCATCATTGGGAATATGCGCCAATGCCTGACGCGCATAGCGTGCTTGCCAAGCCAGCGACGGGTCAGAATGGTCGATTAATCCATAGAACATGGCGTAGAGCGGAGCTTGCACCTCCTCGCGGTTGATACCTTTCACGCCCAAACACGTCATCACATCCAGCAACTGCGAAGACGTTTGCAGCAAGGTCTGACACTGGACCTTATTGTCTTCTTTATGCACTTTATCTAAGCGCGCTCCAAGAACTTCAAGTGCTCCCACTAAATCCCCGGAGCGCACTTGGCTTAATAGCGTTTGTGGACAGTGCCGGAGTATCACAGCCAGTCCTTGCGCCACCGATACATTCAGCGAGACTGATTGGTTCGCGGACAATGCATTCACCGTTTGGCTCATTAACTGCTGGTACAATTCAATATCCGCTATCGATGCGAGCGGCACAATTTCTCGTACCAATTCGAAGTAGTCTTTAGTTTTAGTCTTTGCAAAAACCTCGATTATGCTGCGGGCAAGTTGCTTAAACTGTTTTTCTTGTGCTTCAGAAAGATAGCCTTGTTGCAAACACCAAGCTAAATGCCTGGTGTCGACAAGCTGATCGGGATCAGTTACAGGATCATAGATTTTGCCGAGTGCAGGCAGTGTCAAATTTTGATCTAGCTTAAAAAAGTGTGCGATGGGCTGAGGTGTCGATGAAAACTGTTGTTTGATCGAACCTTGAGCTTCCTCCACTTTTAACACAGATTTCCCAGGGGACAGCGTATCTGACAGTAGTCCAGCTATTTTTTGCTCCACCTCATCCGCACGCGAATTGTATGGTTCAATAGTAGCCTTTTTATAGCTAGCGAGTGCTCGTTTGAATAAATTGTGAGCACACAGGATATCTTCTCTCACATAGAGCTGACCGCGCTCCTGATAAAGATCGCCTCGCTCCACATAGACTGTGGTAATGGCGGTGTTGATCTCTTGAGTACGTGGGGTGCCCTTCTTAAACGCGCTTTTCGCTCGATTGAACTGGCTGAGCGCAAAATCAAACTCATTTTTATCTCGGTGCTCATGAGCGTTCTCCACAAGAGCTGTGCCTCGTTGCAAAGCAACCGCAGCGTCTATTTTCCCCAACATGATCATCTTATTTCTCCTGTTAGTGTTAAATGGACTTGAAATTTATCTTTCCATTTCCTCCTCAGGTGGCTGCGGTAACTCTTTAGATTGTTGCTTTATATCGCCTGGGATTGCCGGGGCAGAGGCCACTGCAGAAGTACTGCTCAAACCATATGTCACGGTCACCTTATGATTCTCGCCGGCTATTGCGTGGCCAACCACGCCACCTGCAGATTGAAACACTGTTTTTCTCCCTTTTACAGCCGGCAACTGGGAGAGCGCAGAAAACGCAGCCGCCAAATTCTGAGAGTGGTGCCTTTGGCTTTCCGCTAATAACTGCCGATCCAAGGCCGTTGGATTGTAGTGCACGTTGTAGATATGACCCAAGCCCTCTACTGCACCGCCAGCCAAACCACCTGCGAGTTGCATTACAATTTCCTCTCTTTCCTCATGCGCTGCTTGCGAGGAAAATGATAAGGAAGATAATTTCTGCTTTATCTCCTCATTCGGGCAATACGGCCGAGCTTTCTCATAACTGGCGCGCGCCTCTTCGATCCTGCCACAATTGCGTAAAATATCTCCGCTTCCAAAGTAAGCTCGCACAAGACCCACTTCAATATCTCGTCTTTCATCATAAGAGAGTGCTTTGTTCTGAAAGAGCGCATCGCTAAAGCTTTTTTGTGCTTCGTTAAATGAATTGAGCGCGTCTTCTGGATTTTTCTGGCGCTGCTCCTCAGCACGCCTTAAAGCACATTGGCCTTGTTCTAAAAGGCTCAATTGCGGTAAAGTGACAGTTTGGGTTGGGGCTGAAGCGCCTATGCTTTGTATGTTGTTCATATCAATCTCCATACCTCTTTGGTATTGATCAAATACTGAAATAATTCATCAGGCTAAACCTCACACATCTTCGATAAATGCACTGATGGCTATCAGCAGCTCTCAAAAACGTATTTTCCTTCTTACATCTTTAATACTTATTTAACATTTCTATACTATAGAGTGCTTTTTTTATATTTTCTTAATGTGATGCTCTAATACTGATAACTTGTTTTATGAACATTTGGCAGAACAGCCTGTGCTTAATTTCTCGGTTTTTCTTAGTAAGTCTGTTCTCGTGCGGCTGTCCTGCTTGAAACAAGAGCTTCCGTTTCGAATAGACATAGCAAACGGTTGGACACCGCGGCTCCATAGCAAAAGGTATCAATCAAATGCTGAACTATCTCCTGTCTTACACGAACCTCTGTTTTGTGTGGGTACACTTGTTCCTCAAAAAGGAGACCATTTAAGCCCACTAAGGCCCTAAAGATCGGGTTTAAGAGTTAATTTCGGAACAGGTTTTGGGCTAACTCTTTGATTTTTCTATATTTAACGACAGCCTTTTAATCCGCAGATTTATTGTTTATACAAAAATAGCTTGACACTCTCAATTTTATGTTTATACAATAATTACTATGGATTACGAATTTGACCCAGCCAAAGACGAAAGCAATCTTGATAAACACGGTTTGTCGCTGGCTGACGCT
The Mycoavidus cysteinexigens genome window above contains:
- a CDS encoding tetratricopeptide repeat protein: MNNIQSIGASAPTQTVTLPQLSLLEQGQCALRRAEEQRQKNPEDALNSFNEAQKSFSDALFQNKALSYDERRDIEVGLVRAYFGSGDILRNCGRIEEARASYEKARPYCPNEEIKQKLSSLSFSSQAAHEEREEIVMQLAGGLAGGAVEGLGHIYNVHYNPTALDRQLLAESQRHHSQNLAAAFSALSQLPAVKGRKTVFQSAGGVVGHAIAGENHKVTVTYGLSSTSAVASAPAIPGDIKQQSKELPQPPEEEMER